The Alosa sapidissima isolate fAloSap1 chromosome 6, fAloSap1.pri, whole genome shotgun sequence genome window below encodes:
- the coq8aa gene encoding atypical kinase COQ8A, mitochondrial: protein MAGDMMLLMRGLAKLSQAVIETQASMLRNGGAQGFAQGMQMTAEQGMGAAMQKIQEFSGQQQSMSEFDSEMDTEYNFTAEEGMEGSGSGQRGMEDEFRHHAGSTAADDAAAQSYGRAAPGAKSNLFEGYKDPSRQFSSQVRSFHQVRCYHQDHSSVGGLTAEDIQKAREAKRNEGKPHKQMLSERARERKVPVTRLGRLANFGGLAVGLGFGALAEVAKKSLGGQNEEKNGNKKSVLESSPFLSEANAERIVRTLCKVRGAALKLGQMLSIQDDAFINPQLAKIFERVRQSADFMPIKQMTKALNSDLGPNWRDKLESFEDRPFAAASIGQVHLARLKDGREVAMKIQYPGVAQSINSDVNNLMTVLSMSNALPEGLFPEHLIDVMRRELALECDYIREAKCAKKFKELLKDHPFFYVPDVVDELSGRLVLTTELVPGFPLDKAEDLHQDLKDEICENILNLCLRELFEWRYMQTDPNWSNFFYDPQTHRVALLDFGATRGFDKSFTDTYIEIIKAAADGNREGVLKKSIAMKFLTGYESKSMENAHVDAVMILGEAFAADEPFNFGSQSTTERIHNLIPVMLKQRLTPPPEETYSLHRKMGGSFLICSRLNAKLSCKNMFDKAYSDYWALRPQGPSQ, encoded by the exons gaatttAGTGGTCAACAGCAGAGCATGTCAGAGTTTGATTCCGAAATGGACACAGAGTACAACTTCACTGCAGAAGAGGGCATGGAAGGTTCTGGTTCCGGCCAGAGGGGCATGGAAGACGAGTTCAGGCACCACGCGGGCTCGACGGCAGCAGATGACGCAGCGGCCCAGTCGTACGGCCGCGCAGCACCGGGGGCAAAGTCCAACCTGTTCGAGGGCTACAAGGACCCCAGCAGGCAGTTCTCCAGCCAGGTCCGCTCCTTCCACCAGGTCCGCTGCTACCATCAGGACCACTCATCCGTGGGCGGCTTGACAGCCGAGGACATTCAGAAGGCCAGAGAAGCCAAGCGCAACGAGGGGAAGCCCCATAAGCAGATG CTCAGCGAGAGGGCCAGGGAGCGAAAAGTGCCTGTCACACGATTAGGAAGGCTGGCCAATTTTGGAG GCCTTGCTGTTGGTCTGGGTTTTGGAGCTTTGGCTGAGGTGGCCAAGAAGAGTTTGGGAGGACAAAATGAGGAGAAAAATG gGAACAAGAAGTCAGTGCTAGAGTCCAGTCCATTCTTATCGGAGGCCAACGCAGAGCGCATCGTCCGGACCCTGTGCAAGGTGCGCGGTGCCGCACTCAAGCTTGGCCAGATGCTCAGCATCCAGG ATGATGCCTTCATAAACCCACAGCTGGCTAAGATCTTCGAGCGCGTTCGCCAGAGTGCTGACTTCATGCCCATCAAACAAATGACG AAAGCCCTGAACAGCGACCTTGGGCCCAACTGGAGGGACAAGCTGGAGTCATTTGAAGATCGGCCCTTTGCCGCGGCCTCCATTGGCCAAGTGCATTTAGCCAGGCTGAAGGACGGCCGAGAGGTGGCCATGAAGATCCAG TACCCCGGGGTGGCACAGAGCATCAACAGTGATGTGAATAACCTGATGACCGTTCTGAGTATGAGCAACGCTCTACCTGAAG GTTTGTTCCCGGAGCACTTGATCGATGTTATGAGACGTGAGCTGGCCCTGGAGTGCGATTACATAAGGGAGGCCAAATGTGCCAAAAAATTCAA GGAGCTGCTGAAGGATCACCCCTTCTTCTACGTGCCAGACGTGGTGGACGAGCTAAGCGGTCGACTTGTGCTCACCACAGAGCTGGTCCCCGGCTTCCCTCTTGACAAGGCTGAGGACCTCCATCAGGACCTCAAGGacgag ATTTGTGAAAACATCTTGAACCTCTGTCTACGTGAGCTGTTTGAGTGGAGGTATATGCAGACGGATCCTAACTGGTCGAACTTCTTCTAtgatccacagacacacagg GTTGCGTTATTGGACTTTGGTGCAACGAGAGGCTTTGATAAGAGTTTCACTGACACATATATTGAG ATCATCAAGGCAGCAGCTGATGGGAACAGAGAGGGCGTGTTGAAGAAGTCCATAGCTATGAAGTTCCTGACAGGTTACGAGTCTAAG tCCATGGAGAACGCCCATGTTGACGCGGTGATGATCCTGGGCGAGGCGTTCGCTGCGGACGAGCCGTTCAACTTCGGCTCTCAGAGCACCACCGAGCGCATCCACAACTTGATCCCGGTCATGCTGAAGCAGCGGCTAACACCGCCGCCCGAGGAGACCTACTCGCTGCACCGCAAGATGGGCGGCTCCTTCCTCATCTGCTCGCGCCTCAACGCCAAGCTGAGCTGCAAGAATATGTTCGACAAGGCCTACAGCGACTACTGGGCCCTGCGCCCGCAGGGACCAAGCCAGTGA
- the si:ch211-245h14.1 gene encoding uncharacterized protein si:ch211-245h14.1 isoform X2, translating into MESPVSSSSLIERLKDVISREDVKHLLVSGGLLEDYLHVLHDAETRLACSLDCLRQHVKLLESLRTLPLEEPSSDVLAAKCPPQSHSKDQAQPRLNNSTTPVKIHSLMCGKTLGFHKDMLQRLGVPTLEVSLEECQVVLVFCPVSSRAGTNIAAAMKAVPGNKDAVLLVMHYTSSPKQSVTGIRPSLPENVREVVDIFFHDSMGGILNCEPNKHAVAVIESALKHYTNTN; encoded by the exons ATG GAGTCACCTGTTTCTTCGAGCTCCTTAATTGAAAGACTGAAGGATGTGATTTCGAGAGAGGATGTTAAGC ATTTGCTCGTCTCTGGCGGACTCTTGGAGGACTACCTTCACGTTCTGCACGATGCTGAGACGCGGTTGGCGTGCTCCCTGGACTGTCTGCGGCAGCATGTGAAACTGCTAGAAAGCCTGCGAACTCTACCGCTGGAGGAGCCTAGCAGCGATGTGTTAGCTGCAAAATGCCCACCACAATCTCACAGTAAAGATCAAGCGCAGCCTCGTCTGAACAACTCAACCACTCCAG TGAAAATCCACTCACTGATGTGTGGAAAGACCCTGGGTTTCCACAAGGACATGCTCCAGCGTCTAGGTGTGCCCACACTGGAGGTCAGCTTAGAGGAGTGCCAAGTGGTCCTTGTGTTTTGCCCGGTGTCATCACGAGCTGGGACAAACATTGCTGCAGCAATGAAAGCTGTTCCTG GAAACAAAGACGCCGTCCTGTTGGTGATGCACTATACTAGTAGCCCCAAGCAAAGTGTGACGGGAATAAGACCAAGTCTCCCAGAGAACGTCAGAGAGGTTGTAGACATATTTTTCCATGATTCAATGGGAGGGATTCTGAACTGTGAACCTAATAAGCACGCAGTTGCAGTCATTGAGTCTGCTTTGAAAcattacacaaatacaaattgA
- the si:ch211-245h14.1 gene encoding uncharacterized protein si:ch211-245h14.1 isoform X1, giving the protein MFSSIRSFVQDSANSLFTHPMSRKGACTLREQIKQLSGDAARVFDAAGLDESGILTLTRQDLNELLPGPQNFQIRRNIAELINSATQESPVSSSSLIERLKDVISREDVKHLLVSGGLLEDYLHVLHDAETRLACSLDCLRQHVKLLESLRTLPLEEPSSDVLAAKCPPQSHSKDQAQPRLNNSTTPVKIHSLMCGKTLGFHKDMLQRLGVPTLEVSLEECQVVLVFCPVSSRAGTNIAAAMKAVPGNKDAVLLVMHYTSSPKQSVTGIRPSLPENVREVVDIFFHDSMGGILNCEPNKHAVAVIESALKHYTNTN; this is encoded by the exons ATGTTTAGCAGCATTCGTTCATTCGTTCAAGACAGCGCAAATTCACTGTTCACACATCCAATGTCTAGAAAG GGAGCATGTACTCTGCGggaacaaataaaacaactctCAGGTGACGCAGCTCGTGTATTTGATG CTGCAGGACTTGATGAATCAGGCATACTCACTTTGACAAGGCAAGACTTAAACGAACTACTCCCTGGGCCTCAGAACTTCCAGATTCGGCGAAATATTGCGGAGTTGATCAACTCAGCTACACAA GAGTCACCTGTTTCTTCGAGCTCCTTAATTGAAAGACTGAAGGATGTGATTTCGAGAGAGGATGTTAAGC ATTTGCTCGTCTCTGGCGGACTCTTGGAGGACTACCTTCACGTTCTGCACGATGCTGAGACGCGGTTGGCGTGCTCCCTGGACTGTCTGCGGCAGCATGTGAAACTGCTAGAAAGCCTGCGAACTCTACCGCTGGAGGAGCCTAGCAGCGATGTGTTAGCTGCAAAATGCCCACCACAATCTCACAGTAAAGATCAAGCGCAGCCTCGTCTGAACAACTCAACCACTCCAG TGAAAATCCACTCACTGATGTGTGGAAAGACCCTGGGTTTCCACAAGGACATGCTCCAGCGTCTAGGTGTGCCCACACTGGAGGTCAGCTTAGAGGAGTGCCAAGTGGTCCTTGTGTTTTGCCCGGTGTCATCACGAGCTGGGACAAACATTGCTGCAGCAATGAAAGCTGTTCCTG GAAACAAAGACGCCGTCCTGTTGGTGATGCACTATACTAGTAGCCCCAAGCAAAGTGTGACGGGAATAAGACCAAGTCTCCCAGAGAACGTCAGAGAGGTTGTAGACATATTTTTCCATGATTCAATGGGAGGGATTCTGAACTGTGAACCTAATAAGCACGCAGTTGCAGTCATTGAGTCTGCTTTGAAAcattacacaaatacaaattgA